In Ciconia boyciana chromosome 3, ASM3463844v1, whole genome shotgun sequence, a genomic segment contains:
- the LOC140650224 gene encoding opsin-5-like — protein MEEQYISKLHPVVDYGAGVFLLIIAILTILGNSAVLATAVKRSSFLKSPELLTVNLAIADIGMAISMYPLAIASAWNHAWLGGDASCIYYALMGFLFGVCSMMTLCAMAVIRFLVTNSSKSNSNKITKNTVRVLITFIWLYSLLWAILPLVGWGYYGPEPFGISCTIAWSKFHSSSNGFSFILSMFLLCTVLPALTIVACYLGIAWKVHKAYQEIQNIDRIPNAAKLEKKLTLMAVLISVGFLSSWTPYAAASFWSIFNSSDSLQPIVTLLPCLFAKSSTAYNPFIYYIFSKTFRREIKQLQCCFGWRVHFFGTNNSAENPVSMMWSERDNVRLSSAAKVENQGAAAR, from the exons ATGGAGGAGCAATACATTTCCAAACTCCACCCCGTAGTGGATTATGGAGCTGGGGTCTTTCTTCTGATCATAG CCATCCTGACAATCCTTGGAAATTCAGCCGTCCTTGCTACAGCTGTGAAGCGCTCTTCCTTCCTGAAATCACCGGAGCTGCTTACAGTCAACTTGGCCATAGCAGATATTGGAATGGCAATCAGCATGTATCCGCTGGCCATTGCATCCGCCTGGAACCACGCTTGGCTGGGAGGAGATGCATCCTGCATATATTATGCCCTGATGGGTTTCCTTTTTGGTGTCTGCAGCATGATGACCCTGTGTGCCATGGCTGTGATTCGATTCCTTGTTACCAATTCATCCAAATCTAACA GTAACAAAATCACCAAGAACACTGTTCGTGTCTTGATTACTTTCATCTGGCTCTACTCCTTGCTCTGGGCCATTCTGCCCTTGGTAGGCTGGGGCTACTATGGTCCTGAGCCATTTGGCATCTCCTGTACAATAGCCTGGAGCAAGTTCCACAGCTCCTCCAATGGCTTTTCATTCATCCTGAGCATGTTCCTCCTGTGCACAGTCCTGCCTGCACTGACCATCGTTGCCTGTTACCTGGGAATTGCCTGGAAGGTTCATAAAGCGTACCAAGAGATCCAGAATATTGACAGGATCCCTAATGCAGCTAAACTGGAGAAGAAGCTGACATTG ATGGCTGTGCTCATCTCGGTCGGCTTCCTGAGCTCGTGGACACCGTATGCAGCAGCCAGCTTCTGGTCCATATTTAACTCCAGCGATTCCCTACAGCCCATCGTTACACTGCTGCCCTGTCTGTTTGCCAAATCTTCAACAGCGTACAACCCTTTTATTTACTACATCTTCAGCAAAACTTTCCGTCGTGAAATTAAACAATTGCAGTGTTGCTTTGGCTGGCGAGTTCATTTCTTCGGCACCAACAACTCCGCTGAAAATCCTGTGTCGATGATGTGGAGTGAGAGAGACAACGTACGTCTCTCTTCAGCTGCAAAGGTGGAGAaccagggagctgcagctcgCTGA